A stretch of the Triplophysa dalaica isolate WHDGS20190420 chromosome 19, ASM1584641v1, whole genome shotgun sequence genome encodes the following:
- the LOC130408311 gene encoding zona pellucida sperm-binding protein 3-like, with amino-acid sequence MGLFQAGFGLVLVFAFGMSDAQWRGRSAQTQNPTFRPWSQMQVPQQSETRMLQSPQTNNPMLVPQRFPSEFSMQTPGVVGGKPGQDPLGVQSKQLLQGPMEKLVWTFPSLPEEPVQPEIPFELRNPLSPNSVGAQCGENSVYVEVMEDFFGTGQLLMASGFALGGCGPTRQDNNARVLLFESELHGCGSMLTVTEDELVYTFSLVYTPQEFSNGVPIVRSSGAVVSIECHYPRMHNVSSNVLVPRWLPYADTKVAEERLVFSLKLMTDEWQFERPSNQYFLGDIVNIEASVKTFNHVPLRVFVDRCVATMSPDVNSAPRYSFIENNGCLVDAKFTGSNSHYLPRTQIDKLQFQLEAFRFQQANSGLVYITCILKAVPVATPTNSEHKACSFSSNGWVSVDESDQVCGCCDSTCSSSSASDQVLGDLRWEQASIGPLNVKEFGFGRL; translated from the exons ATGGGGCTGTTTCAAGCTGGATTTGGTTTGGTACTGGTGTTTGCATTTGGCATGTCGGATGCACAATGGCGAGGAAGATCAGCTCAAACACAGAACCCTACATTTAGGCCTTGGTCACAAATGCAAGTTCCTCAGCAGAGTGAAACCAGAATGCTTCAGTCTCCTCAAACCAACAACCCCATGCTTGTGCCACAGAGATTTCCTTCAGAGTTTTCAATGCAGACTCCTGGTGTTGTTGGTGGAAAGCCTGGTCAAGATCCTCTTGGTGTTCAGTCTAAACAGCTTTTGCAGGGTCCCATGGAAAAACTGGTGTGGACTTTTCCAAGCCTACCCGAAGAACCTGTACAGCCAGAGATTCCTTTTGAGCTGCGCAACCCTTTGTCTCCCAATAGTGTAGGGGCTCAGTGTGGTGAGAATTCCGTGTATGTGGAAGTGATGGAGGACTTCTTTGGGACTGGACAACTACTAATGGCTTCAGGTTTTGCACTGGGAGGCTGTGGACCAACACGGCAGGATAATAATGCTCGAGTGCTCCTCTTTGAATCAGAACTGCATGGATGTGGCAGCATGTTAACT GTGACCGAAGATGAGCTTGTTTATACATTCTCCCTGGTCTATACTCCCCAAGAGTTTTCAAATGGTGTTCCTATTGTCCGGAGTAGTGGTGCTGTGGTCAGTATTGAGTGTCACTATCCAAG AATGCATAATGTGAGCAGCAATGTCCTGGTGCCCAGGTGGTTACCATATGCAGATACTAAGGTTGCAGAAGAGCGTTTGGTCTTCTCCCTCAAGCTTATGACTG ATGAGTGGCAGTTTGAGAGACCCTCAAACCAGTATTTCCTCGGTGACATTGTGAATATTGAGGCCTCTGTGAAGACGTTCAACCATGTACCTCTACGTGTGTTTGTGGACCGTTGCGTAGCCACTATGTCCCCTGACGTGAACTCCGCTCCCAGATACTCCTTCATTGAGAATAATGG GTGCCTGGTTGACGCAAAGTTCACCGGCTCGAACTCTCACTACCTGCCTCGAACTCAAATTGATAAGCTGCAATTTCAGCTGGAGGCTTTCCGGTTTCAGCAAGCGAACAGTGGGCTG GTctacatcacatgcattttgaaGGCGGTTCCTGTAGCCACTCCAACAAATTCTGAGCACAAGGCTTGCTCGTTCTCCTCTAATGG GTGGGTGTCTGTGGATGAATCTGATCAGGTGTGTGGCTGCTGTGACTCTACCTGTAGCAGCAGTAGTGCAAGCGATCAGGTTCTTGGAG ATCTAAGGTGGGAGCAAGCATCTATTGGGCCCCTGAATGTGAAGGAATTTGGCTTTGGTCGACTTTAA
- the LOC130408309 gene encoding zona pellucida sperm-binding protein 4-like has product MAGSTGIGCLVAFCAWFCAFGHAVPQFGNFPQEPQSPVFQQTEQQFSQKFPLQKPVVQSEPLDKCAVADYEQIQCGQPGISGAECEAINCCFNGLQCYYGMSVTVQCIRDGQFVLVVARDVTLPRLSLDTVRLLGGSEASCGPVGSTPSFAIYQFPVTDCGTSMTEENGYVVYENRMTSSYEVGIGPLGSITRDSQFELLFQCRYSATAVEALVVDVNTVPPPPPVAAPGPLRVELRLANGQCVTKGCAEGDEAYTSYYGEDEYPVTKVLREPVYVEVRILERTDPNLVLMLGHCWATSAPSPLSLPQWDLLVDGCPYQDDRYLTALVPEVGSSGLQFPTHYKRFVVKMFTFVDPSSLAPLQETIYIHCSTAVCHPASGSCEQSCARKRRAVAENRSEETVVSSGGVFFTM; this is encoded by the exons ATGGCGGGAAGTACAGGGATTGGTTGTCTTGTGGCTTTTTGCGCATGGTTTTGTGCGTTTGGTCATGCCGTGCCACAGTTCGGTAATTTTCCCCAGGAGCCTCAATCTCCAGTCTTCCAGCAAACTGAACAACAGTTTTCTCAGAAGTTTCCACTTCAGAAGCCAGTGGTGCAGTCAGAACCTCTTGACAAGTGTGCTGTAGCTGATTATGAGcagatccagtgtggacaacctGGTATTAGTGGTGCAGAGTGTGAAGCTATAAACTGCTGCTTTAATGGATTGCAGTGTTATTATGGAATGTCAG TGACTGTCCAGTGTATAAGAGATGGTCAGTTTGTGCTGGTGGTGGCTAGAGATGTTACTCTGCCTCGTCTGAGTCTGGACACGGTCCGTTTGCTGGGTGGAAGTGAAGCATCTTGTGGTCCTGTTGGTTCCACGCCTTCATTTGCCATATACCAGTTTCCAGTCACTGACTGTGGCACCAGCATGACG GAGGAAAATGGCTATGTGGTGTATGAGAACAGAATGACTTCATCCTATGAAGTGGGGATTGGACCTCTTGGCTCCATCACAAGGGACAGTCAATTTGA ACTGCTCTTCCAGTGTAGATATTCTGCCACTGCTGTGGAAGCTCTGGTTGTTGATGTCAACACCGTTCCACCACCTCCACCTGTAGCTGCTCCTGGACCCCTCAGGGTTGAGCTTAGACTGGCAAATGGCCAATGTGTCACTAAAGGCTGTGCAGAAG GAGATGAGGCGTACACGTCCTACTACGGTGAGGATGAGTATCCAGTCACAAAGGTCCTGCGAGAGCCTGTGTATGTTGAGGTGCGCATTTTGGAGAGGACTGACCCAAATCTTGTCCTGATGTTGGGACACTGTTGGGCGACATCAGCTCCTAGTCCTCTCAGTCTACCCCAGTGGGATCTTCTAGTTGATGG CTGTCCTTACCAGGATGACCGTTACCTGACGGCACTGGTTCCTGAAGTTGGTTCGTCTGGTCTCCAGTTCCCAACCCACTACAAGCGCTTTGTTGTGAAGATGTTCACGTTTGTCGATCCATCATCACTGGCCCCTTTGCAGGAGACT ATCTATATTCACTGTAGTACTGCGGTGTGCCACCCTGCTTCTGGttcctgtgagcagagctgtgccAGGAAAA GGAGAGCTGTTGCTGAAAATAGGAGTGAAGAAACCGTGGTTTCCAGTGGAGGGGTTTTCTTCACGATGTAA
- the LOC130408098 gene encoding zona pellucida sperm-binding protein 3-like: MGLFQAGFGLVLVFAFGMSDAQWRGRSAQTQNPTFRPWSQMQVPQQSETRMLQSPQTNNPMLVPQRFPSQFSMQTPGVVGGKPGQDPLGVQSKQLLQGPMEKLMWTFPSLPEEPVQPEIPFELRNPLSPNSVGAQCGENSVYVEVMEDFFGTGQLLMASGFALGGCGPTGQDNNARVLLFESELHGCGSMLTVTEDELVYTFSLVYIPQEFSNGVPIVRSSGAVVSIECHYPRMHNVSSNVLVPTWLPYADTKVAEERLVFSLKLMTDEWQFESPSNQYFLGDIVNIEASVKTFNHVPLRVFVDRCVATMSPDVNSAPRYSFIENNGCLVDAKFTGSNSRYLPRTQIDKLQFQLEAFRFQQANSGLVYITCILKAVPVATPTNSEHKACSFSSNGWVSVDESDQVCGCCDSTCSSSSASDQVLGDLRWEQASIGPLNVKEFGFGRL, from the exons ATGGGGCTGTTTCAAGCTGGATTTGGTTTGGTACTGGTGTTTGCATTTGGCATGTCGGATGCACAATGGCGAGGAAGATCAGCTCAAACACAGAACCCTACATTTAGGCCTTGGTCACAAATGCAAGTTCCTCAGCAGAGTGAAACCAGAATGCTTCAGTCTCCTCAAACCAACAACCCCATGCTTGTGCCACAGAGATTTCCTTCTCAGTTTTCAATGCAGACTCCTGGTGTTGTTGGTGGAAAGCCTGGTCAAGATCCTCTTGGTGTTCAGTCTAAACAGCTTTTGCAGGGTCCCATGGAAAAACTGATGTGGACTTTTCCAAGCCTACCCGAAGAACCTGTACAGCCAGAGATTCCTTTTGAGCTGCGCAACCCTTTGTCTCCCAATAGTGTAGGGGCTCAGTGTGGTGAGAACTCCGTGTATGTGGAAGTGATGGAGGACTTCTTTGGGACTGGACAACTACTAATGGCTTCAGGTTTTGCACTGGGAGGCTGTGGACCAACAGGGCAGGATAATAATGCTCGAGTGCTCCTCTTTGAATCAGAACTGCATGGATGTGGCAGCATGTTAACT GTGACCGAAGATGAGCTTGTTTATACATTCTCCCTGGTCTATATTCCCCAAGAGTTTTCAAATGGTGTTCCTATTGTCCGGAGTAGTGGTGCTGTGGTCAGTATTGAGTGTCACTATCCAAG AATGCATAATGTGAGCAGCAATGTCCTGGTGCCCACGTGGTTACCATATGCAGATACTAAGGTTGCAGAAGAGCGTTTGGTCTTCTCCCTCAAGCTTATGACTG ATGAGTGGCAGTTTGAGAGTCCCTCAAACCAGTATTTCCTCGGTGACATTGTGAATATTGAGGCCTCTGTGAAAACGTTCAACCATGTACCTCTACGTGTGTTTGTGGACCGTTGCGTAGCCACTATGTCCCCTGACGTGAACTCCGCTCCCAGATACTCCTTCATTGAGAATAATGG GTGCCTGGTTGACGCAAAGTTCACCGGCTCGAACTCTCGCTACCTGCCTCGAACTCAAATTGATAAGCTGCAATTTCAGCTGGAGGCTTTCCGGTTTCAGCAAGCGAACAGTGGGCTG GTctacatcacatgcattttgaaGGCGGTTCCTGTAGCCACTCCAACAAATTCTGAGCACAAGGCTTGCTCGTTCTCCTCTAATGG GTGGGTGTCTGTGGATGAATCTGATCAGGTGTGTGGCTGCTGTGACTCTACCTGTAGCAGCAGTAGTGCAAGCGATCAGGTTCTTGGAG ATCTAAGGTGGGAGCAAGCATCTATTGGGCCCCTGAATGTGAAGGAATTTGGCTTTGGTCGACTTTAA
- the LOC130407448 gene encoding uncharacterized protein LOC130407448, with protein sequence MCTPAKLRLVFGENDVRKLVLPSGIPSTLQDLKRIIQETFNIPECYSLMYEDMEFGGQFFNLDSVDDVQDKCTLKVVQTEPVTLNLVVMNRSTLPTESDARSCSSQDTVVLTPVSDTYLSSDSKSTGSQDTVLLLSTETHASCRSQGWPTKFIVPTFSFDTELLLSDGNKAYQKDGTLLNNHRVTSSVLETLAETIFQYTAYPTGVQIMNVVEMLIEKYPCLKEPGSYNAQYGWQQRIKYKMGNYRAKLRGSQLSCPELEVNQKRKTIENPTPKGLKRPRKAEVNYLPPFPFGETGESLEKERLDLLNEIRKKNNKNIIGEKMEKTFSYRRTEVVKNCPAVKDFMERWPALFCESEIKNEFRRITTISLERTFLEKLDFYTPKLLALFEMKGGVAGIRIRHLLDSLSQEEDRLEDRRDVVIRCLLSFLGESAEELIEDHQDISREMIKDTFSSHVMKIIVLSRSVEEEDASMSDVIIVIEGTEVLLGCKNLANACLSLMGCIYSLNLSYPPKLRNTFEVFQKIFLGLDALKFSPKVNSLHRKILM encoded by the exons ATGTGCACCCCAGCAAAGCTGCGATTAGTTTTTGGAGAGAATGATGTTCGCAAATTGGTTCTGCCCTCAGGCATCCCCAGCACTCTCCAGGACCTTAAAAGGATAATACAAGAAACATTCAATATTCCAGAATGCTATAGTTTGATGTACGAAGACATGGAATTTGGGGGCCAGTTTTTCAATTTGGACTCAGTAGATGATGTGCAGGATAAATGTACTCTGAAAGTAGTACAAACTGAACCCGTCACCCTAAATCTAGTTGTTATGAATAGATCAACTCTACCAACAGAGTCCGATGCCAGATCCTGCAGTTCTCAGGACACTGTTGTGCTGACTCCTGTAAGTGACACTTACCTTTCTTCTGACTCCAAATCCACCGGCTCTCAGGACACTGTTCTTCTATTGTCCACTGAGACTCACGCATCATGCCGTTCTCAAGGATGGCCAACAAAGTTTATAGTACCTACTTTCTCCTTTGATACTGAGCTCTTGCTTTCAGATGGAAACAAAGCCTACCAAAAGGACGGCACTCTCTTGAACAATCATAGAGTGACAAGTAGTGTCCTTGAGACACTAGCAGAGACAATATTTCAATACACTGCATATCCGACGGGTGTCCAAATTATGAATGTAGTGGAGATGTTGATTGAGAAGTATCCATGCCTCAAAGAGCCAGGGTCCTATAATGCACAATATGGATGGCAACAaaggataaaatataaaatgggaAATTATCGAGCCAAATTAAGAGGTAGCCAGCTTTCCTGCCCAGAGCTTGAGGTGAACCAAAAAAGGAAGACAATTGAAAACCCCACTCCAAAAGGCCTCAAAAGACCTAGGAAGGCTGAAGTAAATTACTTGCCACCATTTCCATTTGGGGAAACAGGAGAAAGTTTAGAGAAGGAGAGACTAGATCTCCTTAATGaaattaggaaaaaaaacaacaaaaacataattggtGAGAAAATGGAGAAGACTTTCTCCTATCGAAGAACAGAAGTAGTTAAGAACTGCCCTGCTGTTAAAGATTTCATGGAGAGATGGCCAGCCCTTTTCTGTGAATCTGAG ATCAAAAATGAATTCAGAAGAATCACCACAATTTCCTTGGAGCGTACATTCTTGGAAAAGCTGGACTTCTATACTCCAAAACTCCTGGCTTTGTTTGAGATGAAGGGTGGGGTTGCTGGCATAAGAATTAGACATTTGCTGGATTCACTCAGCcag GAAGAAGATAGGCTTGAAGATAGGCGAGACGTTGTGATTCGCTGCCTCCTGTCTTTCCTGGGAGAATCAGCTGAGGAGCTCATTGAAGACCACCAG GATATCAGCAGGGAGATGATTAAGGATACCTTCTCCAGTCATGTCATGAAAATCATCGTACTAAGCAGATCTGTAGAAGAGGAAGATGCCAGTATGTCTGATGTCATCATTGTCATCGAGGGGACTGAGGTGCTGCTGGGATGTAAAAATCTCGCAAATGCATGTCTTTCACTCATGGGCTGCATTTACTCCCTAAACTTAAGCTATCCCCCAAAGCTGAGAAACACCTTCGAAGTGTTTCAGAAAATCTTTCTGGGACTAGATGCGTTAAAATTTTCGCCAAAGGTTAACTCTTTGCACAGAAAGATTCTAATGTAA